The Thermoanaerobacter uzonensis DSM 18761 genome segment GTGTGTTATTATCTTATTAATAAATACGGAATAGAGGACCAAGACCTTTTAAAAGCGGCTCTTTTTCATGATATTGGGAAGATAAAAGCGAAAATTACTCCTGAAAGAAAAGCAATGGCAGTGATTTTAGAAAAGATACCTTTTTTAGCTAAATTCATGGAAAAACATATTTACTTTTTGAAAGTCTATTATAATCATTCTGAGTACAGTGCAGAAATTTGTAGGGAAATAGGTTTTAATGAAAGAGTAATAGACATTGTAAGGAATCATCATGGCAAAAATCTTATAGATGAGGATGCTATAAAACTTCAAGAGGCAGATGAAAAAAATTAAAGATAGAGTTTTTCTCTATCTTTAATCATTTATATGTATAAACCTATAAATCACTCTTTTATCCCATCCTAAGTCAAAAGGTACATGGTATCTATCGGAAGTATGTGTATTTACAACAGGTATTCCCATAGAATCAAAGCCTGTAACTACTCCAAAGTGTACTATTTCTCCCTTTTCTTGATAGCATATAAGGTCACCTTTTTCAATTTCTCTTATAGCTCCTTTTGGGTGCTGTTCAGTAGGTTTTACCATATCTAAATAATATCCTTTTGCAATTAATTTACCTTTTCCTGTATAAATGAGATAGTTAAAAAGAGCGGGTGCTTGTGCCCAAGCGGTGGAAGAGTCTTTTCCATTAAAATTCCATACATAGTCCATAGGAAGGCCTCCTCCTTCGTGTAATACTTGAGAGACGAAATTGGTACAGTCTCCTCCTACACCATTGTAATCTCTATATTTTGGGTTGTACTCGTAGTTATTTCCACTTCCCCAAGCAGCTCCTGCGTATTTGTCAGCATAAGCTACTGCTCCTTCTCTGTCGTATTTACCCTTCTTTTTAGGCTTTGCTTCTTCTTTACTTTCTGGTTTTGAAGTAGTAGGTG includes the following:
- a CDS encoding HDIG domain-containing metalloprotein, translated to MNRIKQYFKAKRAKIYEKDYQFLLGFLNEKELEYFNKLPVYEKRHSLDVCYYLINKYGIEDQDLLKAALFHDIGKIKAKITPERKAMAVILEKIPFLAKFMEKHIYFLKVYYNHSEYSAEICREIGFNERVIDIVRNHHGKNLIDEDAIKLQEADEKN
- a CDS encoding amidase domain-containing protein, whose translation is MDTKKYLKPTLLLLALIFLTYFSISFFNKTIKTVADNKEEIKTVLDEFFKKRGSALLSGNLKEIEGFYDKSSTYGKWALDHERRRVEYVKGWSEKRNLKFTEAESFYRIKSVKAGENSVWVYLVETMKMGYAYNIKSDVINYMGLGIRHSVQLVKVDGEWLIRRDWYYDPLDEDSAYIDAAPAEGIMPEIAPTTSKPESKEEAKPKKKGKYDREGAVAYADKYAGAAWGSGNNYEYNPKYRDYNGVGGDCTNFVSQVLHEGGGLPMDYVWNFNGKDSSTAWAQAPALFNYLIYTGKGKLIAKGYYLDMVKPTEQHPKGAIREIEKGDLICYQEKGEIVHFGVVTGFDSMGIPVVNTHTSDRYHVPFDLGWDKRVIYRFIHIND